A section of the Pseudomonas sp. FP453 genome encodes:
- a CDS encoding carbohydrate porin translates to MKKQHNTTRLICQLSAAAALVLSANAMADEAFSADSKWMTGDWGGERTKLIEQGIDIKADYVGEMGYNAHGGYNTDKTGRYSDQFGLGVALDLQKLWGWDNTQAKIQLTNRNGQNISNDRIGDPRAGTLSSSMEVYGRGHMVRLTQFWIQHQMFDNKLDVKLGYFGEGEDFNTFPCDFQNLSFCGSQVGNYVSTWYNWPVSQAAIRVKYHITPELYAQIGAYNQNPSQLEHGNGFKLSGSGTKGTVIPVELVWSPKVNNLPGEYRVGYYKSAAEASDVREDVNGNDAATTRADYRTHSSKKGYWFVAQQQLTTHNGDASRGLNIAANATFHDKETNTVDNYQSLMLVYKGPFDARPKDDVGIGAARLHVNNDVKKNAELLNASNGVSDYDNPLYTPIRETEYNFEINYGFHVTNWLTVRPNLQYVVQPGGVDKVDNALVAGLKIQSTF, encoded by the coding sequence AAGCATTCAGCGCCGATTCCAAGTGGATGACCGGCGATTGGGGCGGCGAACGAACCAAGCTCATCGAGCAAGGTATCGATATCAAGGCTGACTACGTCGGCGAAATGGGCTACAACGCCCACGGCGGCTACAACACCGACAAGACCGGTCGCTACTCCGACCAGTTCGGCTTGGGCGTGGCGCTGGACCTGCAAAAACTGTGGGGCTGGGACAACACCCAGGCCAAGATCCAGTTGACCAACCGTAATGGCCAGAACATCTCCAACGACCGTATTGGCGACCCGCGTGCCGGCACGCTGAGTTCGTCGATGGAAGTCTACGGTCGTGGCCACATGGTGCGCCTGACCCAGTTCTGGATTCAGCACCAGATGTTCGACAACAAGCTGGACGTGAAACTCGGCTACTTCGGCGAAGGCGAAGATTTCAACACCTTCCCGTGCGACTTCCAGAACCTGTCGTTCTGCGGTTCCCAAGTCGGCAACTACGTGAGCACCTGGTACAACTGGCCGGTCAGCCAGGCGGCAATCCGCGTGAAGTACCACATCACGCCTGAGCTGTACGCACAAATCGGTGCGTACAACCAGAACCCGTCGCAGCTGGAGCACGGCAACGGCTTCAAGCTCAGCGGCAGTGGCACCAAGGGCACCGTGATCCCGGTGGAATTGGTCTGGTCGCCGAAGGTCAATAACCTGCCGGGCGAATACCGTGTGGGTTACTACAAAAGCGCCGCCGAGGCTTCTGACGTACGTGAAGACGTCAATGGCAACGATGCTGCGACCACGCGCGCGGACTACCGCACCCACAGCAGCAAAAAAGGCTACTGGTTCGTTGCACAGCAGCAACTCACCACCCATAACGGCGACGCTTCCCGTGGTCTGAACATCGCGGCCAACGCCACGTTCCACGACAAGGAAACCAACACCGTCGACAATTACCAGTCGCTGATGCTGGTGTACAAAGGCCCATTCGACGCGCGTCCAAAAGATGACGTCGGCATTGGCGCGGCGCGTCTGCACGTCAACAATGACGTGAAGAAAAACGCCGAGCTGCTCAACGCCTCCAACGGCGTGAGCGACTACGACAACCCGCTGTACACGCCGATCCGCGAGACCGAGTACAACTTCGAAATCAACTACGGTTTCCACGTCACCAACTGGCTGACCGTGCGTCCTAACCTGCAATACGTCGTGCAACCTGGCGGCGTGGATAAAGTCGACAACGCGCTGGTGGCCGGCCTGAAAATTCAGTCTACGTTCTAA